The Bombus pascuorum chromosome 9, iyBomPasc1.1, whole genome shotgun sequence genome has a window encoding:
- the LOC132910551 gene encoding uncharacterized protein LOC132910551 has translation MISSFSSYDEELLNSAYANISLIADKAWTFDKEDPFQKLNQSLSIQNYKLTAKYRENGTVHRTKSVRDVIPNSRLASYGNYEYNEDRENVYKSDDDSAPVSLPNFCWTEVTEPWMLPEVEKHFAWLTSSGPRTNRELLAFTLKRYQMIRCDPILDRSVLTFARKIDAAKLGNEDDIGARRRSIEDRMRLQVALGRPSTRAEVRPDGEEEQNEPRIEQRSEPDRNSIRLSLIKKNDVCQESDATEKLDSYYEYQRYTIENSMEMQLHIRVTSDAVRSLWKAGGSNVHQQLLQQRMRLQCYKLQQSREQNCQGKQQFYYAVQYRPLILRTECQTVRTETYGMRKHPPPVLSPEVPEFFPKVPVTRFNSNKEQNVNRIQYFPSLNERSYQNELFPYNRTYENTATIYQSTGIPLLSATDTSTFIRPPQQWYQRIPPQPTQIQISGSSSTPMCTSVQPLRTATITHHPSKVIILQVQEKFLQSNPIPIPVYQHPIELYHETGQKRKNQGVDFKNLILLTRNAMKTHRGQSKSSQHKASYLLEGKNRSCKSESEVLQWLDKSCSSKTKELAGGNALVTELRNFEGRSDRKISISKRERDSARISERIKPEVQGLKAKSIGERDKNDTRNRRRLYRDVLTNASANQATLENVFEKRYDELEQQAMEQYRTSEESLALKYQELERQAMEQYKCCGGSVQEEAGVSRALMDDKDTCESFKQNFREENCYDGEKCSGFGQCSPMDTEEKKEGSMIFLVNLILTKRYIKRNVK, from the exons ATGATATCTTCATTCTCGTCGTACGATGAAGAGCTTCTGAACAGCGCCTACGCGAACATAAGTCTAATCGCTGACAAAGCCTGGACCTTCGACAAGGAGGATCCGTTTCAAAAATTGAATCAATCTCTGTCGATTCAG AATTACAAATTGACCGCAAAGTACAGAGAGAATGGTACCGTCCATCGAACGAAAAGCGTTCGCGATGTTATTCCTAACTCGCGTTTGGCCAGCTATGGCAATTACGAGTACAACGAAGACCGCGAGAACGTGTACAAGTCGGACGACGATTCAGCTCCTGTTTCGCTACCAAATTTCTGCTGGACGGAAGTTACCGAGCCGTGGATGCTACCGGAGGTGGAGAAGCACTTCGCCTGGTTAACATCGAGCGGGCCGCGTACGAATCGTGAATTGTTAGCTTTTACACTTAAACGTTACCAAATGATTCGCTGTGATCCAATACTCGATCGTTCTGTGTTAACGTTCGCGCGCAAGATCGATGCTGCAAAGCTCGGCAACGAGGATGATATCGGAGCCCGACGACGAAGTATCGAAGATCGTATGCGGCTACAAGTCGCATTGGGAAGACCGTCGACACGCGCAGAGGTTCGGCCAGACGGAGAAGAAGAACAGAACGAACCACGAATCGAGCAAAGAAGCGAACCTGATCG AAATTCTATTCGATTGTcgctaattaaaaaaaacgaTGTCTGTCAAGAATCAGATGCTACGGAAAAATTGGACAGTTATTACGAGTATCAACGTTACACCATCGAAAATTCAATGGAGATGCAGCTGCACATTCGCGTAACTAGCGACGCGGTTCGAAGCTTGTGGAAAGCGGGCGGCAGCAACGTTCATCAACAATTACTCCAGCAGAGAATGCGTTTGCAGTGTTACAAGCTACAACAATCTCGAGAGCAGAATTGTCAGGGCAAGCAACAATTCTATTACGCGGTTCAATATCGACCACTGATACTTAGGACAGAGTGCCAAACGGTAAGGACGGAAACTTATGGAATGAGGAAACATCCGCCGCCGGTTCTCAGCCCGGAAGTACCGGAATTTTTCCCCAAAGTTCCGGTAACGCGGTTCAACAGCAACAAGGAACAGAATGTTAATCGTATACAATATTTTCCATCCCTTAACGAGCGAAGTTACCAAAACGAATTGTTTCCTTACAACAGGACCTACGAAAATACCGCAACTATATACCAG AGTACGGGTATTCCTCTGCTGTCAGCTACCGACACAAGCACGTTTATCAGACCTCCTCAACAATGGTATCAGAGGATTCCACCGCAACCGACGCAAATACAAATATCTGGCTCTTCGTCGACCCCGATGTGCACCTCCGTGCAACCACTGCGAACTGCTACCATTACTCATCATCCC TCGAAGGTAATAATATTGCAGGTGCAAGAGAAGTTTTTACAATCGAATCCTATACCGATACCGGTGTATCAGCATCCGATAGAACTTTATCATGAAACGGGACAAAAGAGGAAAAACCAAGGCGTTGATTTCAAGAATTTGATACTATTGACGAGGAACGCGATGAAGACGCACCGCGGACAATCGAAAAGCTCGCAACACAAAGCATCTTATCTGCTGGAAGGGAAAAATAGAAGTTGCAAATCGGAATCGGAAGTCCTTCAATGGCTGGATAAAAGTTGTTCGTCGAAAACGAAGGAACTCGCTGGCGGCAACGCTCTGGTAACGGAATTGAGGAATTTTGAGGGGAGAAGCGACAGAAAGATTTCGATTAGCAAAAGGGAGAGGGACAGCGCGAGAATCAGCGAACGAATAAAACCAGAAGTACAAGGGTTGAAGGCGAAGTCGATCGGCGAAAGGGATAAAAATGATACACGAAACAGAAGAAGACTTTACAGAGACGTGTTAACCAATGCTTCCGCTAACCAAGCCACCTTGGAGAACGTGTTCGAGAAAAG ATACGACGAATTAGAGCAGCAAGCAATGGAGCAATATAGAACGTCCGAGGAATCATTGGCGCTTAAATATCAA GAGCTCGAGAGACAGGCGATGGAACAATACAAGTGTTGTGGAGGAAGCGTACAGGAGGAAGCAGGAGTTTCGCGTGCGCTGATGGATGATAAAGACACCTGCGAgagttttaaacaaaattttagagaagaaaattgCTACGATGGCGAGAAATGTTCCGGTTTTGGACAATGTAGTCCTATGGATACggaggagaagaaagaaggttCGATGATTTTTCTTGTTAATTTGATATTGACAAAACGATATATCAAAAGGAACGTAAAATAG